Genomic segment of Pseudorca crassidens isolate mPseCra1 chromosome 10, mPseCra1.hap1, whole genome shotgun sequence:
tctaatgtattttttatttcacttattatattcttcagctctgttcggttcttctctatattttctaattctttactaaacttctcactgtgttcatccattcttctcccgagTACATTctgcatctttatgatcattaccttgaactcttcttcactgtgtttttcttctagtgttttgtcttgttccttcatttggaatatattcctctgtctcctaattttgcctaattctttgtatttatttctatgtattaggtaggttggttttgtttttgatctTGAAGAAGTGGCCTTGTGTAGGAGACATCCTAAGGGGTCCAGCAACACACTCCCCTTTGGTCACCAGATCTGTATACTCTAGGGAtgccccctatgtgggctgtTCTGTTGTGGTTGACCTGACTACTGTGGGTGTGCTGGTAGGTCAGGCTGGCCCCTACCCCCACTGGCTGCCAGACCTTGCCTTGTGTGGTGGTACCAATCTTTGGTGGACAAGGCCAGGTCCTGGTGTGGCTAGCTGCATAGCCCGGGGGAACCTGGGGCTGGTCCCAGCCTACTGGTGGGCAGGTTAGCCCTGGCACTAGTAAactagagggaggactccaaaatggtacttgccagcaccagtgttctcatggtagaatgagctcccaaAAATGGTTCCAGCCAGCATCTATGTCCCCAGGGGGAGTCCCAGttacctcctgcctctccaggagacttTCTAAGATAAgcaagtgggaattccctggtggtccagtggttaggatttcatgctttcactgccgagggcctgggttctatccctggttggggaactaagatccccacaagctgcgtggcatggccaaaaaaaaaaaagattagcaaGTAGGTCTGactcaggctcctttcaaattactgcctctaCACTGGATCATGTGAGATTTTGCACGTGCCCTTTAAGAACAGTCTGTTTCCTACAGCCCCCCAGCTCTTCTGAAtgcaagccctgctggccttcaaagccagatgttttgGGGGCTCACCTTTCTGGTGCAAGACCCATAGGCTcaggagcctgatgtggggcttagaCCCCTTGCTTCTTGGGGAGAAACTTTGCAGTGGtgattatcctcctgtttgtTGCCTATCTGAGGGTGTGGGTCTTGACTTATATCAcatctccacccctcctccccatctcattgtggttccttctttgtatctttagttgtggaaaatattttctgctggTCTTCAGGACATTCTCATAGATAGCTGTTCTATAAATGGTTGTAGTTTTGGTGCACCTGTGGGAGGatgtgagctcagggtcttcctaagCTACCATCTTGGCCACACCCCCTATACTATCTTTAGGTTCTACTATTAAGTGTATTCTGAGACAAAGAAAATGAATTGAGGAgctttccatctttttccttgattttgaattaaataatttatacatagatatataattttatgtgtattttatataaactATTAACAAAGTTTAAATAACTTTGGAATTATATGTCCTTTAAAGCCTCCCTGTTCCAAGTGTGGTTCATGGATCAGCagtgtcagcatcacctggaaggtAGTTACAAAAACAGATTCCTGGGGCCCACCCCAGGCCTACTGGGCTGGAGTCTATAGTTTAATGAGACTCCTCAGATGACTGCTATGTACATTGAGAAGCCCCACTCTAAAGACTAGATAAATCTCAGCTGTggaccatctggtcctggaactCTAATCACCTCTCCAGACTCTTCTGAGAAAATGGGCCTTCTCACATATTCCCCTTCAGGTCCTGAGTCAATGTTGATAAATCATGTTTAGCTAAGAAAGCATTCATTTCCTCCAGGTTTTCGTATTCTCTGTGATTGTAAGTAGTCTTAAGCTCTTAAATTCTGTCACTCCTGTTTCCATGGCTATCCCCTTTCATGTAACTTGAGCTCTTTTTGCCTTCTGTCCCTGTTTTCTTTAATCAGGCTTTCTGCAGTCTAACACAAGCATTTTCTTTGATATAACATTGTCTTCAAATTATCTTAAAGCCTGTACAGTATTCAGTGAATATAATACAAATTACTTAACCATTCCCCTATTCGGTACTCAGGCAATTCCCTATTTCCCAGCAGCATAAATAAAACTGCCAGAAGAGCAATATTGCTAAACTACTGTCTATAATTCTAGATAGTAATTTAGCAATacgataaattctttttttttaaattaatttatttatttttggctgacttgggtcttcattgctgcacacgggctttctctagttgtggtgagtggggactactcttcgttgcactgcatgggcttctcattgcggtggcttctcttgttgcggagcacgggctctaggctcacgggcttcagtagttgtggcacacgggctcagtagttgtggcacgcgggctctatgacgcaggctcagtagttgtggcgcacgggcttagttgctctgcggcatgtgggatcttcccggaccagggcttgaacctgtgtcccctgcattggcaggcggattcttaaccactgtgccaccagggaagcccctaaattctTAATATGGTCATACACTTTGACGTCATTTCCATTCTAGGAACTTATTTTCATCTCAGCATTGTTTATAGCAatttcaaagcaaaacaaaatggaaacaacttCAACAGCAGGagtgacttaaataaatggaggtCTAACCACCCAATGGAGaattacacagaaaaaaacatgGGGTGAGTCAATAGTGACTGAAGTGTGTTAGCTGACAGGTTAAATGAGAATAAGCTGGTTGTAAAATCGGCCATAAAATGACTGTgaagtcattttttcttttaaaaataaaactcacattGTACCTGTATGTATGAGGAATGAAATTTGATTCCTGCAGCCATTTAGATGTTGCCCTAGAGGTCTGTTCACCCATTGtgttcccacccccaacccccagtgAGTTTTTCCTTCTCGGTTTTGCTTCTGTGGGCCTGAAGACTTTCAGAAGCTGCCAAGGCCAAGAGGCTGAGCTGTATTTGGAGCCTTGATACCATCTCAGGGCCTGATAGTGTCTGGGCTATGAGAATACAGCAGAGTGGCCCCAGCAGAGCCTCGTGGCTGATCCTACAGGCCTGCCCTCTTGCGGGGTACAGCATGATGGGCCTTGTGTAATGTGGCATTGACCACCATAGATGAGCCTTGAGCTTCCTGGGAGAAGTTGCTCAGCCCGTTAGTGTCCAGAACCCCCTAGAAGACCTGGATGAGACCTGGAAGTACTCTTTCAGGGTGGGGGTCAGGCAAGGGAGTGATATGTGGTGGTGTGCCTGCGGTGCTGGTGCCTTCTGCTCTCTGCAGGAGCTAGAAGTGACCTTCTCCAGCTGAACATCATTGTCCCACCATGGGGAGAGGGTCTGGGGTCTAGTTTATCCTGCTCAGCCCAAACCTGCCCATTTCCCACCCCAGGGTTGCTCCCTGCagcatcccccaccccctcttgCCCACCAGTGGGGCTACCTGAGATTTAGGTGGCAAGGGAGTTGGAGTGTGGACTATGGGCAAGTTAACCAATTTCCTTGAGGCTTAGTTTTCTCACTAAAAGTTGCAGGTGATGCATGCAGCTTGCAACGCAATTCTGAGACCTGAGAAGTGTATTCCCATTCGCTGTATGGGAAGTGGCATTCATAAATCGtggctattattatcattaatggAGAGGAGTCCTTGGCTTTCCTGGGATAATTACTAAAAAACCCATTTCCCCAAGGGGCTCTACACCATGGCCCCTCAAATGAGAGTTTCCCACAGATATTTCTGTAGCAAAGACTTGAAAAAGGAGCCTACTAGTGAGAAGACAAGggcattcatccattcaacaagtatttactgagcaactacAGTGTTCTCAGGGCTGGATGTATCAGGAACCAAGGCCAAGGTTTGCTGTGGACCAGATGTGGCTGTGAAAGACAGCAGAGAGCCAGATGCTCAGGTGCTTGGATGGAGGCTGCCATCAgctgggctggggtgggctgTAGGAAGGGTGGTTTGGAGGGAAGATACTGTGTGGCACACCTTGGACATCCATGGGGAGGCGTCCAGGAGGCAATCTGAAATGCGAGTCTGGGGTTCAGGGAGAGGTTCTGGCTGGAGCTTAGATAAGAAGGAAGCATAAAGGAATGAAAGGTGGTTGAGGAGGCTGGGGGCAGATTACTCTGCCTTCTTGAGcttccagggaagcccttggatgCCCCCCCAACCCATGTTTCTCTTCATTGTCCCTGCCCTGACCTCAGGGAGTCTGTGTTCCCATGATGCACAGTGGAATCACCCCCAGGACCTGTCTCATTTGTCTCCTCACCCCAAGTCCAGCTGGCCCAGCTCTAACACCTTATTCATTCACATTCATGtaatcatttattttagaaacGTTTTATTGAGTTTCTCTCCTGTGGCTCTCACCAGAGAGTGGCCTGACCCCCTCTTGGAGGTACCTGGATATATGAAGGGACATTTAGTTGTCACAGTGACTGGGCAGGGAACAGGGGTGCTCAGGGTCCTGCACAGAAGGAACTGCCCTCCCAGGATTCAGGAGCACTTTGCTGAGATAGTCATTCCCCAGCCACCTGCAGCTGGCTGAGGAGGGCTCAGCTGTGAGTAAATACAGTGCTACGgagcctgggacacagcaggTAATGCCAGGTAATGGTTTGGGGATCATGAATGCACAGATGAGGGAAGGACACTTCTGCTGCCCAGGGAAGAGcagagaggcttcctggaggaggtgactttGGAGCTGTGCCTTAAAAGATGAGCAGGGTTTACAGACACAGGATGGGCAggaattccagacagagggaagcaGGTATGCAAATGCAGAGGAGTATGGGTGGGCTCAGACTGCAGGAAAGGGAGTGCTGAGGGCAGCAGAGGAAGAGAATGGGTGGGAATAAGAGGTTGTGGTGGGGTTGCAGGGCATCCCTTACCTTCCGCAGCCCTAGAAATTCCTCAGTATGTTGGTGATGATGTCGTGCTTGGCTTTCTCGTACAGGTCCCTGACTGCATGTGGCAGTTGGGAGCTCTCAGTTCCTGGAGTGTCCACTCCAGGGGACCCAGCAGAACGCCTCACCCGGTGGACCTACAGAAGTGATGCAGACGTGATCACCCTCATTGATTGGCCCCCTTTCCTGTCCTGCCTGTGGCCCCTCTCTCCAGGTGGGGATGAGTGTGAGGCACTGGCAGTGATGTTGGTGATGGGGCTGGAGGTGGTCCCCAGTGAGGCCCTTCCACTCGGAGCCCAGAGGGCCTGGGAAGGCCTGAACTCTGCCGCTCACTTCCTCTCTGGCTATTCCACTCACTTGCTAGGAGGTTGCACCTCCGGCTTCAGTTTTTCCAAATGTGGGATGTGGAGGAGGGTTCCCAGAGCTCAGGGCCCAGAGCAGAGCCAGTGTCCTGCGAAGTCTGAGCTCCCTCTCACCCCCAGGATGCCCCTTAGCCTCGGCCACcagtctctcctccccacccctcctgccaAACGACTAGCAGTCATCAAGGTCCAACCGCGCCTCACACTCCACAAGCCTTTCCCCTCCCGATGACTTGCGTTTAGAAGGGCTCGATCGGCCCggtttccagaggaggaaactgaggccccacgCGCTGAAGTCAGTGGCCCGGGTGAGGGCCCCTCGGTCATCGGCGGTCACCGGGCAGAGCGCCGCCCGCGACGGAAACAGACTGGGGCCAGCGCGGGCGCAGGGGCTCATCTCCGGCTTGAGCTCGCGCTCGTGGTCCGGGTCCCCAGGGCAGTTGAGGGACGGTTGAGGGACGGAAGGATGTGCTGCAGCATGAAGAAGATGCCCGTGCAGTTCTGCTCTTCCTGCGGGTCAGTGAGCACAGGAGTGCGGTGGCCGACGTTCTTGCCCAGGTACCCAGGCTCCCGAAGCTGGCGCCCTCCCTAATCCTCCCCCCAGAGCCAGGAGGGAGCGGCGAACGCTGGGGGGACCCGGGCGGGCTCCGTGAACACCCAGTAAAATTAAGGACTTTCATGCAAGTTATATTAAATGGGAAAAGGCCTCCAAAATTAGCCTCAGAGGAAGCTATATTTGTTTAAAACACTCGTGTGTACATAAAAAAGATACAGAAGATGATTCACCAACGGTTAATGTTGTCTCCTCCTGGGTAGTGGGGTTGcagggggtttttgtttgtttgtttttagtttgctTCTCCACATTTTGTTAATTTGctgtaataaaatattattttcctaattttagaaaaacagttaTCACTAGGTGCATTACGGtccccttcttctttctcttaatatTTAGTCATTTCTTTAGCATGTATTGTTTTTCTAATAAGAATTGATAATTTACATGTAGTAAGAAAAACCAGTAAGGaaaaacccaattttaaaaatggctactgggcttccctggtggcgcagtggttaagaatccgcctgccaatgcaggggacaaagtttcgagccctggtccgggaagatcccacatgccgcggagcaactaagcccatgtgccacaactactgaagcccgcgcgcctagagcccacgctccgccacaagagaagccactgcaatgagaagcccgcgcactgcggcgaagagtagcccccgcaagCCAGCACACACCGacgaagacccatcgcagccaaacataaataagtaaatttattattattttttaaatgccttccaTAATCAAACCTCACCTGGGCGAGGTGAGGAGGGTGGAAGCAAATACAGCCTccgggagaagggagagaggggaggtccTTCTCTTGCTCATGGGGGCAGGGAGCCAGGGGATGGGAGACTCGCCCCGCCCGGCCTGAAGGGACATTCTCGGGGCTGTCGGCGGTGCCAGAGCAAAAAGCACACCGTCTCTTTAATCCTGAAGTTGAGCGGGATCATGGTGTTGGAGTTCTAAAAAATCAAGAGAAGACTCATGATCATCTATCTCccttttacagaggagggaacAAAGGCAAGGAGGAGAGAGTTCACAGTTCCAAGTTGGAAGGGGCTTAGCCGAGGTCTGCACTTTCCACCTAAAGGAGGCAGCCTCTTCAAGTGGCCTGAGCAGAGATTTAAGGTGTGCAGGGCTTCTGGAAACTAGCCGAGGCTAACACCTCATGGCTGTACCACCTTGAGGGGTCACTTCCCATCTTTgcccctcagtttcctcttctgtgacaaaggaactagaatactTGCCTCGCATGCTCAGCTGCCAGGAGAGAGATaatggggtgggaaggggacaCTGGAAGGCCCTGATGAGTCGCTGGTGAGACCAGTCCAGCTCCTGTCTGTCCTTTGAAACAGACCTGCTTGCTCCTACAAACCCAGGGCCTGAGTGCAGGCTGGACTCCCAGAACCCGCATTTCATCCTTGGGCAAAGCCCGGAATTGACCAGCTAGCCAGCTGTCAGGCCCGAGAGAAATTACGGTCTTTGTCTTATCTTCTGAGGGGAGAAACATTATAATAATAAAGAACAGCAGCTAATGTCAACCAAGCACTTTGTGCCTGTGCGAGGCATTCTCTCCTGCCTGCTGTCCTCACAGGCTGCTATGAGGCAGAGTGTTACCTGCTTCCTGGGCCTGAGCCCCCAACACTCACCAAGCTAGGCAGTGGTGGGATGGCTTCCAGCAGGCCAAAGAGTCGCTGTCCTTGTCGCCCCTGGTTGAAGAACCACAGGGCCTGGGTGACTATCTCTTCATAGCTCAGACTGCGCTGGGCCACACAGGCCATTGCTGCCAAGCCTGCCACCAGCACCAGTGCCCTCCAAGCCCCTGCCATTGTCCCTTCTTTGATCCACTGCCACTTGCAGCCCCTTTTAGGTGCTACTCGGGCAGCCTTGCCCAAGGGCTGCTGACGACATGCAGGGCTGGGGCCTTCCTGAAAGGGGCCTCTCCTTTCCTTCGCTAGGCACCCAGTATTAGCCAATGTTCCAAAATACCCGTGACTAAGAGGCAAGTAGGATTGGGTTATAGTCCAGGGCCTAGGAGTGAGGCAGCCCTGAGCTGGGGGCAGGAGACATGTGTGATGCTGGGCAAGTCCCTTCACTCTGGCCTCAGTGTCCCTACCTGTGCCACGAGGAGGCCACCTCTGATAGTCCAGGACTCTGTGCCGTCTCTGCCTGGCTGTTCTGGTTTGATTCTGAAACAACTGTCTGGGATCCATGAACTCTCTATGTGACAGGTCCTCAGCTGAGAGCACAAGGAGACAGTCCAATCTGAGGCTGTACTCAAGCTGACACCTACCATGTTACATacgttttaaaatattgattgttAACCCTTAAAACTCTGGATGCCTGACTTTGAAAAAATCATGAGATCTGACAATGCATGGCTCACAGCCCCTCATGGATGTGACGTCAGCAACTTCTCCAGGGAAATCCTCGCTGTCCGCTTCCCCCAGGTCATTCCCTGCTGCCAAAGCAGGGAGGCTGTCCCCAACAGGATCAGGGCAGGGATTCCTGGCTGCTGACATGGCCAACCCCAGGCAGCAGCTCACAAGAGGAAGAGCAAGGGC
This window contains:
- the LOC137232917 gene encoding 15 kDa protein B-like; translated protein: MAGAWRALVLVAGLAAMACVAQRSLSYEEIVTQALWFFNQGRQGQRLFGLLEAIPPLPSLNSNTMIPLNFRIKETVCFLLWHRRQPRECPFRPGGEEQNCTGIFFMLQHILPSLNRPSTALGTRTTSVHRVRRSAGSPGVDTPGTESSQLPHAVRDLYEKAKHDIITNILRNF